One part of the Acinetobacter sp. XS-4 genome encodes these proteins:
- a CDS encoding CerR family C-terminal domain-containing protein: MSRSRRSDGDLTKSKIIEAAGPLIAQYGFANIANKTIANAASVDLAAINYHFDGRDGLYQAVLIEAHAHYLDEKYLLELVESTHSPEDKLSLLLETLLHKLTEKDVWHGNVFIRELFSPSEHLLNFIELAGMRKFFLIRKLISQVAGLDENDPAVLPCILSVMTPCMMLIIAGPNAQAPEPLKNIAQMPLHDLVEHFKKFSLAGLKAISEANLKN, encoded by the coding sequence ATGTCCAGATCTAGGCGAAGTGATGGTGACTTAACCAAGTCTAAAATTATTGAGGCAGCAGGACCTTTAATTGCCCAATATGGTTTTGCAAATATAGCGAACAAAACGATTGCCAACGCTGCAAGTGTCGATTTAGCTGCGATTAATTATCACTTTGATGGTCGAGATGGGCTATATCAAGCAGTCTTAATAGAAGCTCACGCTCACTATCTAGATGAAAAATATTTATTGGAACTTGTTGAAAGCACCCACTCACCAGAAGATAAATTAAGCTTATTACTTGAGACGTTGCTGCATAAATTAACTGAAAAAGATGTCTGGCATGGCAATGTCTTTATTCGTGAACTGTTTTCACCTTCTGAGCATTTACTAAATTTTATTGAGCTTGCAGGTATGAGAAAATTTTTTCTTATTCGTAAGCTCATTAGTCAAGTTGCTGGTTTAGATGAAAATGATCCGGCTGTTTTACCTTGTATTTTAAGCGTGATGACACCTTGCATGATGCTCATTATTGCAGGACCAAATGCTCAGGCACCCGAGCCTCTTAAAAATATTGCCCAGATGCCATTACATGATTTAGTTGAGCATTTTAAGAAATTTTCATTAGCTGGCTTAAAAGCAATTAGCGAAGCAAATCTTAAAAATTAG
- the lpxB gene encoding lipid-A-disaccharide synthase, whose protein sequence is MANRKLKIGIVVGEVSGDTLGVKLMRSFREQGIDAEFEGIGGPQMIAEGFNSYYPMETLSVMGIVEVLKDLKKLFAVRDDLINQWTQNPVDIFIGIDAPDFNLRLSKSIKEKNLPIKTVQYVSPSVWAWRQGRVHGIKQSIDLVLCLFPFEKVFYEQYEVPAAFVGHPLAKQLPLENPIQIAKQQLGLDEDQKHIALLPGSRKGEVERLLPMLLGTANILHKKYPGIQFLIPAINDARKQQIEQGVEQLAPHLKAVIHILENTDSESKVGRMVMNASDIIALASGTATLEAMLMHRPMVTFYKLHWLTYIIAKLLVKIPYYSLPNIIAGKKVIEELIQADATPENLAAEIEKLMNVETAQIQVMQHLTMHKQLISGNTEDPVQAILQCLNS, encoded by the coding sequence TTGGCAAACCGAAAACTTAAAATAGGCATTGTAGTTGGGGAAGTTTCTGGAGATACGCTTGGTGTGAAACTTATGCGTAGTTTTCGAGAACAAGGAATCGATGCCGAATTTGAGGGAATCGGTGGTCCTCAAATGATTGCGGAAGGTTTTAACAGTTATTATCCAATGGAAACTCTATCTGTAATGGGGATTGTTGAGGTCTTAAAAGACTTAAAAAAACTATTTGCCGTGCGGGATGATCTAATCAATCAATGGACTCAAAATCCAGTTGATATTTTTATTGGTATTGATGCACCAGACTTTAACCTCAGACTTTCGAAAAGTATTAAAGAAAAAAATCTTCCAATAAAAACAGTTCAATATGTCAGTCCTTCAGTCTGGGCGTGGCGCCAAGGACGTGTTCATGGCATTAAACAAAGTATAGATTTAGTTCTTTGCTTATTTCCTTTTGAAAAAGTTTTTTATGAACAATATGAAGTTCCAGCAGCATTTGTCGGTCACCCATTAGCTAAACAATTGCCACTTGAAAATCCAATTCAAATTGCCAAACAGCAATTAGGTCTTGATGAAGATCAAAAACATATTGCTTTGTTGCCAGGTAGTCGAAAAGGTGAGGTAGAGCGACTTTTACCTATGTTGCTTGGAACTGCCAATATTCTGCATAAGAAATATCCAGGCATTCAATTTTTAATTCCCGCGATTAACGATGCGCGTAAACAGCAGATTGAGCAGGGTGTTGAACAATTAGCACCTCATTTAAAAGCTGTAATTCATATTTTAGAAAATACAGATAGCGAGTCTAAAGTTGGTCGTATGGTCATGAATGCAAGCGACATCATCGCTTTAGCTTCTGGGACGGCAACATTAGAAGCAATGTTAATGCATAGACCAATGGTCACTTTTTATAAGTTGCATTGGTTAACTTATATAATTGCTAAGCTTTTGGTGAAAATTCCTTATTATTCTTTGCCGAATATTATTGCAGGTAAGAAAGTCATTGAAGAGCTGATTCAGGCAGATGCTACACCAGAAAATTTAGCCGCTGAAATAGAAAAACTAATGAATGTTGAGACAGCTCAAATTCAAGTGATGCAACATTTAACCATGCATAAACAACTTATTTCTGGAAATACAGAAGATCCAGTGCAGGCAATTTTGCAATGTTTAAATAGCTAA
- a CDS encoding TonB-dependent siderophore receptor → MNIPPRPFKLTVIACAICYANLSYAQESEVQALQTIQVKATSAEQSSEQTKAYNVKNSSSATKLNIEAKETPQTINVVTRQQIEDFGLTSTRDVLKNTPGVTVSNQETERTTYMARGFEISNILIDGVGFPLSGYNYNNTNPDTYFYDRVEVVKGADSLTNAFGDPSATINNIRKRPTQEFQASGGVSYGSWDTQRYEADVSGAIIPSGKVRGRIMGYEQTGDSYLDRYSSERNGFAGIIEADLTDSTLLTAGYSQEQNKPNANNWGALPLLDANGKQISYERSYNPNPDWAHWDNETQNAFVELKQKINDQWTAKLTYNYLDTQHNSRLLYYYGYPKADGSDVALTAWGGQEHQEKHAVDFNLEGTYRLFNREHEATLGYNYVRSHQQDKQSSGFINDANILNDYSQGYLRQLTTNWASWTPQSVTWSDFTEAANYKQNINSIYAATRLHLNEDLKLLLGANYVQAESKGESYGSPMSYSESKVSPYVGLTYNFTPEYTGYMSYTSIFRPQTGIDKDTNQALKPIDGKSYEMGVKSSWLNDRLTGTLSVFKTEQNNYPLRSSDGNPLNRKVPTSDLESQGVEVGLSGQITNNVNLSFGYAQFSIKDIKNGGEARTYNPNQTLNVLTTYTPPVLPKLKVGAGLQWQDGIKLYDSNVNSTIKQDAYALVNLMASYEVNDHITLQANGNNIFDKKYLNSFPDGQAFYGPSANYTVAVKFKY, encoded by the coding sequence ATGAATATCCCACCTCGACCATTTAAGCTTACCGTAATCGCCTGCGCGATTTGTTATGCGAACCTCTCTTATGCTCAAGAATCAGAGGTACAAGCTTTACAGACGATTCAAGTTAAAGCCACAAGTGCTGAGCAGTCTTCTGAACAGACCAAAGCATATAATGTTAAAAACTCCAGTAGTGCAACTAAGCTTAATATTGAAGCTAAAGAAACTCCTCAAACCATTAATGTCGTTACTCGTCAGCAAATTGAAGATTTCGGACTTACCAGTACACGAGATGTTTTAAAAAATACCCCAGGTGTAACCGTATCTAATCAAGAAACTGAGCGAACCACTTATATGGCTCGCGGCTTTGAAATTTCAAATATATTGATTGACGGCGTGGGTTTTCCCCTCTCAGGTTATAACTACAACAATACGAATCCGGATACTTATTTTTATGATCGTGTAGAAGTCGTTAAAGGTGCTGATTCTTTAACTAACGCCTTCGGTGACCCGAGCGCAACAATCAATAATATTAGAAAACGCCCGACTCAAGAATTCCAAGCAAGTGGCGGTGTAAGTTATGGTTCTTGGGATACTCAGCGTTATGAAGCTGATGTCTCTGGCGCAATCATACCGAGTGGAAAAGTACGTGGCCGTATTATGGGCTATGAGCAAACTGGTGATTCTTACCTTGATCGATATTCGTCAGAGAGAAATGGTTTCGCAGGTATTATTGAAGCTGATTTGACAGATAGTACTTTACTTACCGCAGGTTATAGCCAAGAACAAAATAAACCTAATGCAAACAACTGGGGTGCTCTGCCTTTGTTAGATGCCAATGGAAAACAAATTTCATATGAGCGCTCATATAATCCAAATCCGGACTGGGCACACTGGGATAACGAAACACAAAATGCTTTTGTTGAATTAAAGCAAAAAATTAATGATCAATGGACCGCTAAGCTGACCTACAACTATCTTGATACCCAGCATAATAGTCGTCTTCTTTATTATTATGGTTATCCAAAAGCTGATGGTTCTGATGTTGCTTTAACCGCTTGGGGAGGACAAGAACATCAAGAAAAACATGCTGTCGATTTTAATCTCGAAGGAACCTATAGGCTTTTCAACCGAGAACATGAAGCAACTTTAGGTTATAACTATGTACGTAGTCATCAGCAAGATAAGCAATCTTCAGGTTTTATTAACGATGCTAATATTTTGAATGATTACTCGCAGGGATATTTACGTCAGCTCACGACAAATTGGGCAAGTTGGACTCCACAATCTGTAACTTGGTCAGATTTCACAGAAGCTGCAAACTATAAACAGAATATTAATTCCATCTATGCTGCGACACGCTTACATCTTAATGAAGATTTAAAACTTTTACTTGGTGCAAACTATGTCCAAGCTGAAAGTAAAGGTGAAAGTTATGGCTCCCCAATGTCATATAGTGAAAGTAAAGTATCACCATATGTTGGACTAACTTATAACTTTACACCTGAATATACAGGTTATATGAGTTACACCTCAATTTTCCGTCCTCAAACTGGTATTGATAAAGATACCAATCAAGCTTTAAAACCTATTGATGGTAAAAGCTATGAAATGGGCGTAAAAAGTTCATGGCTAAATGATCGCTTAACAGGAACACTTTCAGTATTTAAAACTGAGCAAAATAATTACCCTTTACGCAGCTCGGATGGAAATCCACTTAATCGAAAAGTACCAACCAGTGATTTAGAGTCACAAGGTGTAGAAGTCGGCTTATCAGGTCAAATCACAAATAATGTGAATCTATCTTTCGGCTATGCTCAATTTAGTATTAAAGATATTAAGAATGGCGGCGAGGCAAGAACTTATAATCCAAACCAGACACTTAACGTGCTAACCACCTACACACCACCAGTTTTACCGAAGCTAAAAGTTGGCGCAGGCTTGCAATGGCAAGATGGGATAAAGTTATATGATTCAAATGTTAACAGTACGATTAAACAAGATGCATATGCTTTAGTTAATTTAATGGCAAGCTATGAAGTCAACGATCATATTACGCTTCAAGCAAATGGTAATAATATTTTTGACAAGAAATATTTAAATAGTTTTCCAGATGGCCAAGCTTTTTACGGCCCTTCTGCCAACTATACAGTTGCTGTAAAGTTTAAATATTAA
- a CDS encoding PepSY-associated TM helix domain-containing protein → MHKGIRQSMAWLHSWTGLIFGWLVFAIFLMGSLSYYRHEINLWMQPALAQYEVKQDIAIKTAYQYLQENAPDAKSWYLNVATPESPVNTMYWEKADGGYGNATLDANTGKELQLSATLGGDFFYRFHYQLFGIPIIVGRLVVCFAAFIMMIALVSGIITHKKIFTDFFTLRTFKSQRSWLDFHNISSVIALPFFLTITFTGLAIFFYLYLPWGMQKLYPENPYQYFTEIRTKTVPENQSIQPAQNLSIEKLLSQVQQSWGNQSLSTISVKNPNTNQAQITFIQKEDQSITRNQAQITLNASTGKVLADTRNNSPIATLNAGVYGLHMATFAQPLLRLGFFFSGILGCVMIASGLLLWSLKRQIQSKNSKFHFGHYLVDRLNVAAFVGLPCATVAYLSANRLFTVTPTTINYEIYSFFLVWLISLIIALITKKQYLWRTQLCVFIMLCSALPILNLSYLLKYDYVQSLRDYWTFARVDVFLWIFAALAIFIFCKIQPIQHKAVEKIQKKLNKLKVEVNS, encoded by the coding sequence ATGCATAAGGGTATACGTCAATCTATGGCATGGCTACACTCATGGACTGGCTTAATATTTGGATGGCTCGTATTTGCCATTTTCTTAATGGGTAGCCTATCTTATTACCGCCACGAAATTAATTTATGGATGCAACCTGCCCTTGCGCAGTATGAAGTAAAGCAAGACATTGCGATTAAAACAGCATATCAATATTTACAAGAAAACGCGCCAGATGCCAAATCTTGGTATTTAAATGTGGCTACACCTGAAAGTCCAGTCAACACTATGTATTGGGAAAAAGCTGACGGCGGTTATGGCAATGCCACACTTGATGCTAACACGGGAAAAGAACTTCAACTTTCGGCAACTCTAGGCGGCGATTTTTTTTACCGTTTCCACTACCAACTTTTTGGCATTCCAATAATAGTTGGGCGATTAGTCGTGTGTTTTGCCGCATTTATTATGATGATTGCTTTGGTTTCAGGCATTATTACCCATAAAAAAATATTCACCGACTTTTTTACTTTGCGTACATTTAAGTCTCAGCGTTCATGGCTAGATTTTCACAATATTTCTTCGGTGATTGCCCTGCCTTTCTTTTTAACCATTACATTTACAGGTTTAGCCATTTTCTTCTATTTATATCTGCCTTGGGGAATGCAAAAGCTCTATCCTGAAAATCCTTATCAATATTTTACCGAAATACGTACAAAGACTGTGCCTGAGAACCAATCGATTCAGCCAGCTCAGAACCTATCAATCGAAAAGTTATTAAGCCAAGTTCAACAAAGTTGGGGGAATCAATCTTTATCAACAATTAGTGTAAAAAATCCAAATACCAATCAAGCTCAAATTACTTTTATTCAAAAAGAAGACCAGTCTATCACTCGTAATCAGGCTCAAATTACATTAAATGCATCAACTGGCAAAGTCTTGGCAGATACACGTAATAATAGTCCTATTGCAACCTTAAATGCGGGTGTATATGGCCTACATATGGCGACATTTGCTCAACCTTTACTCCGTTTAGGATTCTTTTTCTCAGGCATTCTAGGTTGTGTAATGATTGCTTCCGGTTTGTTACTCTGGAGCCTTAAACGCCAAATTCAAAGTAAGAATAGTAAGTTTCACTTTGGACACTATTTAGTTGACCGTTTAAATGTTGCAGCATTTGTTGGCCTGCCATGTGCGACTGTCGCCTATTTAAGCGCGAATCGATTATTTACAGTTACGCCAACCACAATCAATTATGAAATTTATAGCTTTTTCTTAGTCTGGCTCATCAGCTTAATCATTGCACTAATCACTAAAAAACAGTATTTGTGGCGAACTCAACTTTGCGTTTTTATCATGCTATGTAGCGCACTTCCAATCTTAAATCTAAGTTATTTGCTTAAATATGATTATGTTCAAAGTCTCAGAGATTATTGGACGTTTGCACGTGTAGATGTATTTTTATGGATATTTGCAGCTTTAGCAATTTTCATATTCTGCAAAATTCAACCTATTCAGCATAAGGCTGTAGAAAAGATTCAAAAAAAGCTGAATAAATTAAAGGTTGAGGTGAACTCATGA
- a CDS encoding DUF1634 domain-containing protein, which translates to MIFIAFIFILFGMYLLFMASEKYRSPKSAGYFKSLAQKYYRHFKIAAFILFVLCAFILIKHYKFSIGFVSWWIFATPLTFGLILLLNPLKSSK; encoded by the coding sequence ATGATCTTTATAGCTTTCATCTTCATTTTATTTGGAATGTATTTGTTATTTATGGCGAGCGAGAAATATCGATCGCCGAAGTCAGCTGGCTATTTCAAATCATTAGCTCAAAAGTACTACCGACACTTTAAAATAGCTGCATTCATATTATTTGTTTTATGTGCATTTATTCTGATTAAACACTATAAATTTTCAATTGGTTTTGTCAGTTGGTGGATCTTTGCAACACCGTTAACTTTTGGTCTCATCCTTCTACTTAACCCTTTAAAATCATCTAAATAA
- a CDS encoding sulfite exporter TauE/SafE family protein, with the protein MSGAFEFILAGMLVGFCVGITGVGGGSLMTPILISLFRIEPHIAIGTDLLYAAISKFCGSMVHARKLNIVWPIVLWLAVGSIPASFATTWVLEHYLSQSTHYKSVLTMVLGFMLTLTGVSIIFRSRIEKFFNRFRSKDVTQTENEHLAIHKKRSFIVVMGIILGVFVTLSSVGAGAFGIMALVIMFPNLPMIRIIGSDVVHAVLLTLVAGLGHMSAGNVDFTLLMWLLVGSIPAIIVGTLISSRMPERLIRKILGITLFALGVNFMVNPVKAKPKAPVVQQQVVVAEKTSNSTER; encoded by the coding sequence ATGTCTGGTGCTTTTGAATTTATCTTAGCGGGTATGTTAGTTGGTTTCTGTGTAGGGATTACAGGAGTTGGTGGTGGTTCATTAATGACACCAATTTTAATTAGTCTTTTTAGAATTGAACCGCATATCGCAATTGGTACCGATTTACTTTATGCCGCAATTTCAAAGTTCTGTGGATCAATGGTCCACGCTAGAAAACTCAATATTGTCTGGCCAATTGTTTTATGGTTAGCAGTAGGCAGTATTCCTGCATCTTTCGCTACCACATGGGTACTTGAGCATTATTTAAGTCAGTCAACACACTATAAGTCTGTGTTAACTATGGTGTTAGGCTTTATGCTGACTTTGACTGGTGTTTCTATCATTTTCCGCTCGCGTATTGAAAAATTCTTTAATCGTTTTAGAAGTAAAGATGTAACTCAAACTGAAAATGAACATTTAGCTATCCATAAAAAACGTAGCTTTATCGTAGTTATGGGTATCATCTTAGGTGTATTCGTAACCCTTTCATCTGTGGGTGCTGGTGCATTTGGTATTATGGCACTTGTAATCATGTTCCCAAACTTGCCAATGATTCGAATTATTGGTTCAGATGTGGTACATGCGGTATTGCTTACCTTAGTGGCTGGCCTTGGACACATGAGTGCTGGTAACGTCGACTTTACGCTTCTTATGTGGTTATTGGTGGGTTCAATTCCAGCGATTATTGTAGGCACTCTAATTAGTTCTCGCATGCCTGAACGTTTAATCCGAAAAATTTTAGGAATCACCCTATTTGCCCTTGGTGTTAACTTTATGGTTAACCCAGTCAAAGCAAAACCGAAAGCACCTGTGGTACAACAACAAGTCGTAGTTGCCGAAAAAACAAGCAACTCAACTGAAAGATAG
- a CDS encoding 3-deoxy-7-phosphoheptulonate synthase: MIEPVTAMTTHSNSVSKPDIDDVNIKSIQTLVTPAELKSELPLSDVASQTVLKGRDTIRNILDGSDKRLFVVIGPCSIHDPKAAHEYAERLKALSEKVKDSLYLVMRVYFEKPRTTIGWKGLINDPDMNDSFNIEKGLRIGRKLLLELNEKGLPCATEALDPNSPQYYQDLISWSAIGARTTESQTHREMSSGLSSPVGFKNGTDGGLTVATNAMQSVKYGHSFLGLNEDGQVSIINTSGNPYAHVVLRGGNGKPNYDAGSVEEAENALAKAKVSNKIMIDASHANSNKDPYLQPLVLKNITEQILDGNKSIVGLMVESHLKGGRQDIPENLCDLEYGKSVTDGCIDWETTEKTLLEMHESLKDVLPNR; this comes from the coding sequence ATGATCGAACCAGTGACAGCAATGACTACACATTCAAATTCCGTTTCAAAGCCAGATATCGACGACGTTAATATTAAAAGCATTCAAACTCTTGTAACACCAGCTGAGCTTAAGTCAGAACTTCCTTTATCTGATGTTGCTTCACAAACTGTTCTAAAAGGCCGCGACACCATTCGTAATATTTTAGATGGTTCAGATAAGCGTTTGTTTGTCGTTATTGGTCCTTGCTCTATTCATGACCCTAAAGCTGCTCACGAATATGCCGAGCGTTTAAAAGCATTAAGTGAAAAGGTTAAAGATTCATTGTATTTAGTTATGCGTGTTTATTTTGAAAAACCACGTACAACAATTGGTTGGAAAGGTCTAATCAATGACCCGGACATGAACGATTCTTTTAATATTGAAAAAGGTTTACGTATTGGTCGTAAGCTTTTACTTGAATTAAATGAAAAAGGTTTACCTTGTGCAACTGAAGCACTTGACCCAAACTCTCCGCAATACTACCAAGACTTAATTTCTTGGTCTGCAATTGGTGCCCGTACAACCGAAAGTCAAACTCACCGCGAAATGTCTTCTGGTCTATCATCACCAGTAGGTTTTAAAAATGGTACAGATGGCGGTTTAACTGTTGCAACCAATGCGATGCAGTCTGTTAAATATGGTCATAGCTTCTTAGGTCTTAACGAAGACGGACAAGTTTCGATTATTAATACGAGCGGTAACCCTTACGCACACGTAGTATTACGTGGTGGTAATGGTAAGCCAAACTATGATGCTGGTTCTGTTGAAGAAGCAGAAAATGCTTTAGCGAAAGCAAAAGTTAGCAATAAAATCATGATTGATGCGAGCCACGCGAACTCAAATAAAGACCCGTACTTACAGCCTCTTGTTCTTAAAAATATTACTGAACAAATATTAGATGGTAATAAGTCAATTGTTGGTCTTATGGTTGAAAGTCATTTAAAAGGCGGCCGCCAAGATATTCCTGAAAATCTTTGTGATCTCGAATATGGTAAATCAGTAACTGATGGTTGTATTGACTGGGAAACTACTGAAAAAACATTACTTGAAATGCATGAATCTTTAAAAGACGTTTTACCAAATCGTTAA
- a CDS encoding TonB-dependent receptor: MLSLKFRLSVLSAACFSASASPIIFAEDLTPANSDTKTLTTIVVTASREGETLNKTPAAISQINNDQIENKHATFIGQLVNQTPGVLMNDLGNEQHMMSIRQPITTAAVYQYLEDGLSIRPVGVFNHNALYEMNMAGVDNIEILRGPASSVYGSNAIGGTINFLTKAPSTTPTADIGLSASSEGYRRVDVGASDTFDTNNGTHGLRISAYASDRGDSWQDHAESDKQSVTLRHDWQISDTTKLKNIFSYNHLYADMTGSLNAEDYSQRPGYSYQTFTYREVDATRLSSQLSHDWNDQQQSQITLYYRDNTTEQNPSYNIKTDKKDGVATGTYSGQTTYNSFQSYGLNLQHSATLGQVKLVVGGMAEHSPTQGRTNDIEVFRDPVTRIYTGFKQRKLLRDFDVDVDNEAIYTQANWQALPTLNLVGGARYDWIRYNYQNNLTPSNVTGAPDETRNFHKASPKLGAIWNVTPQIDFYTNWSQGFVPPEVSSLYGANLVTPNLTEATFTNIDAGIRFKTLNDRLDGEITLYRLNGEDEVISYTKPDNSREPRNAGKTRHEGIEVGATWQISDQLDQKLKLSGSWARHRYEQFQPSSTIDYSGNDMPSAPKTFGTLEYQIKPIPELLLSAEGVYVGSYWINDANTQKYDGHTVLNLRANYRKKAYEVYGQILNVADTHYAESTSFSNNEVSYTPAAPRTYLLGLRYHFGD; the protein is encoded by the coding sequence ATGTTATCCCTCAAATTCCGCTTATCTGTTTTAAGTGCGGCGTGCTTTTCTGCCTCAGCCAGCCCTATTATTTTTGCTGAAGATTTAACACCAGCAAATAGTGACACAAAAACATTAACAACGATTGTAGTCACAGCAAGCCGTGAAGGTGAAACACTCAATAAAACACCAGCAGCGATTAGCCAAATTAATAATGACCAAATTGAAAATAAACATGCCACATTTATTGGACAACTTGTGAATCAGACACCAGGGGTTTTAATGAATGACCTTGGTAATGAGCAGCACATGATGTCTATACGCCAACCCATAACAACCGCAGCTGTATATCAATATTTAGAAGATGGTCTTTCAATTCGTCCTGTAGGCGTGTTTAACCACAATGCCCTATACGAAATGAATATGGCTGGCGTGGACAATATTGAAATTTTGCGTGGACCTGCGAGTAGTGTTTATGGGAGCAATGCCATTGGCGGAACTATTAATTTTTTAACAAAGGCGCCAAGTACAACACCAACAGCTGATATTGGCCTGAGTGCGAGTAGCGAAGGTTATCGCCGTGTAGATGTGGGGGCATCTGATACTTTTGATACAAACAACGGAACACATGGTTTAAGAATTTCTGCCTATGCCAGTGATCGCGGTGATAGCTGGCAAGATCATGCCGAATCAGATAAACAAAGCGTTACCTTACGTCATGATTGGCAGATTTCAGACACAACTAAACTGAAAAACATTTTTAGTTATAACCACTTATATGCAGATATGACAGGTAGTTTAAATGCTGAAGATTATAGTCAACGCCCTGGCTATAGCTATCAGACATTTACCTATCGTGAAGTAGATGCAACTCGACTATCTTCCCAGCTTAGCCATGACTGGAATGATCAGCAACAAAGTCAAATTACTTTATATTATCGAGACAATACGACAGAGCAAAACCCAAGCTATAACATAAAAACAGACAAGAAAGACGGAGTTGCAACAGGAACATATAGCGGACAAACAACATACAATAGTTTTCAGTCCTATGGGCTTAACTTACAGCATTCAGCAACGCTAGGCCAAGTTAAGTTAGTCGTCGGTGGCATGGCTGAGCATTCTCCGACCCAAGGTCGAACCAATGACATTGAAGTTTTTCGAGATCCAGTTACCCGTATTTATACAGGTTTTAAACAGCGAAAACTTTTACGTGATTTTGATGTCGATGTTGATAATGAAGCAATCTACACCCAAGCTAACTGGCAAGCTCTACCTACTTTAAACTTAGTCGGCGGTGCTCGTTATGACTGGATTCGTTATAATTATCAAAATAATTTAACTCCATCTAATGTTACGGGCGCACCTGATGAAACACGAAACTTTCATAAGGCCAGTCCGAAACTAGGTGCAATTTGGAACGTAACACCACAAATTGACTTCTATACAAACTGGTCACAAGGCTTTGTCCCACCAGAAGTTAGTAGCCTTTACGGCGCAAATTTAGTCACACCAAATTTGACTGAAGCAACTTTTACCAATATTGATGCAGGTATTCGCTTTAAAACATTAAATGATCGTTTGGATGGTGAAATTACGCTTTATCGTTTAAATGGTGAAGATGAAGTAATTAGTTACACCAAGCCAGATAATAGCCGTGAACCACGGAATGCGGGTAAAACTCGTCACGAAGGTATTGAAGTGGGTGCAACTTGGCAAATTTCCGATCAACTTGACCAAAAACTGAAACTATCAGGTAGCTGGGCTCGCCATCGTTATGAACAATTTCAGCCATCATCCACTATCGACTATAGTGGTAATGATATGCCAAGTGCCCCAAAAACTTTTGGTACGCTGGAATATCAAATTAAACCAATTCCCGAACTACTACTTTCAGCAGAAGGTGTCTATGTAGGTTCATATTGGATTAATGATGCTAATACACAAAAATATGACGGACACACAGTACTCAATCTTCGTGCGAACTATCGTAAAAAAGCTTATGAGGTATATGGTCAGATTTTAAATGTGGCAGATACTCATTATGCTGAAAGTACTTCTTTTAGTAATAATGAAGTGAGCTATACACCAGCTGCACCACGTACTTATTTATTAGGTCTACGCTATCACTTTGGTGATTAA
- a CDS encoding adenosylcobinamide-GDP ribazoletransferase gives MTPFWIALQFLTVLPIELKTMPTAQQNGRAILFYPLVGLIIGGVLFLISCLLVKLPVLLLAAIIMTLWIWLTGGLHLDGLADTADAWVGGFGDKLRTLQIMKDPSCGPIGVLSLVIICLLKFVLIYLLIEQHQTLFLVFVPVLGRVVPSILFLTTPYVREKGLGRSLTDYLPKTTSWIIAGLVLLLALYWEWQGLIAIIGFLIGLVYLRHLFIKRIGGITGDTVGAAIELSETVLLFAFVVSYFYL, from the coding sequence ATGACACCTTTTTGGATTGCATTGCAATTTTTAACTGTTCTGCCTATTGAGCTAAAGACAATGCCAACGGCGCAACAAAATGGTCGAGCTATTTTGTTTTATCCACTGGTTGGACTGATTATTGGTGGCGTTCTTTTTCTGATCTCGTGTCTTTTAGTTAAATTACCGGTTCTTTTACTGGCTGCCATCATAATGACTTTATGGATTTGGCTGACAGGGGGATTACATCTAGATGGGCTAGCAGATACGGCAGATGCATGGGTAGGTGGTTTTGGAGACAAACTACGTACTTTACAAATCATGAAGGATCCAAGTTGTGGTCCAATTGGAGTACTAAGTTTAGTTATTATTTGTTTGCTCAAGTTTGTACTGATTTATCTGTTGATTGAACAACATCAAACGTTATTTTTAGTCTTTGTTCCCGTTCTAGGTCGTGTTGTGCCATCTATTTTGTTTTTAACTACACCATATGTCCGTGAAAAAGGTTTAGGTCGTTCGTTGACTGATTATTTACCTAAAACGACTTCTTGGATAATAGCTGGGTTGGTTCTGCTATTGGCTTTATATTGGGAGTGGCAAGGGCTTATTGCCATCATTGGTTTTTTAATTGGCCTTGTTTATTTAAGGCATCTCTTTATTAAAAGAATTGGCGGTATTACAGGTGATACAGTGGGGGCAGCGATTGAGCTTAGCGAAACCGTGCTGCTTTTTGCTTTTGTCGTGAGTTATTTTTATTTATAG